ttacagatattgttgCACGATGGCCTGGTTCCTCACATGATAGTACCATATTCAACAATAGCAACAGAAGGGCATGTTTTGAGAGAGGGGAGTATGGTGATTCTGTACTACTTGTTGATGCGGGCTATGCTTGTAGGTCATATCTAATGCCTCCATTAGATAATCCCAGAAGTCCACAGGAACACCTATTTAATGAGTCGCAAATTAGGTCAAGAAATCCTGTAGAGCGAACATTCGGTTGCTGGAAGCGACGTTTCCCAGTCTTATCTTTAGGATTGAGAGTGTCATTAGAACATTCGTTTGCCATCATTGTAGCGACTGGGgtgctgcataatatcctgcgacAAACTGGGGAAGAACTCCCTCCAGACGACCCTAACCTCAATCTCCACCTCCCTTGGCAACAGTTGCTTGAGGAAGGAAATGTACAGCAGAACAACGAAAATGCAAACAGAAGGCCCAGATATGACAGTGTCAGGCATttactgattgaaaactatttcaggaggtaaatgaaatttacatatacctataattaaatacctatatatgtgtgtgtgttgtaatacttatttaagatacgattatttatcactctgtgtattttcagtttgttgtaggtcatactgatctatatgtcacacagagatgccatcaacttgaagatttgctggtgaaaataactacatatagcaagatgtatggaatattttaatacatttgcatTGTACAACTGCTTAGATCATACAAAATAATGTGACATAAGCGAACATGTATTatcttttatataattcttaacatttgtacttgaaactgtttgttaataggcacaatgaatatcactttgtaaatatacatgtaatataTAACAATTATGTCATGATAGTTGAGCAAATGTTTAATACATAAGAACAATTAAATTACTGCAAATGTTCtagttctttctttattttcaagatttgtaAAGATAAAAGTTCAGTTTGCAGCTTTTCCTGCTTTACTTTTTCTCGTTCTTGTTGTAACCGCAGTTCCCAGATTTCTTTCATAACTTCTTTTTCCTCGATtgcatgtttttttgcaagttcaATTAGTTCGATTTTTGCTGCATTGACAGCACTTACTTCTTTCACTTTGGTGGCCGGGGTTGGTCGCCGCTTGCTAGTAAAGGGAGATTGCACTGAAGCATTTCCCCTACTGCTAGGAGGCATTGCCTTCCCACTACTTGCACTGCATGAATCAGTAGTATTGGTCTGCACTGTGTTTGTGATAGCCGAGTTGTTATTGGAGTGTCGAAGGGCAGAACACACAGGACTGCTGAGCATGGCTGGAGTATAATGCGTCCAGTCGCCATTTGGAAGAGTTAcctgtggaaaaattaaatttgaacattatGTGAGAGAAATAAAGTTAACACAGTGCATAGGCTATAGCTATACATgattaataagcataactatGCACAGTGACACATCCATTaggttttctcaaaataaagtgTAGGCCTACTAACTGTCTCTGCCGTCTCCACGAAAGAAACATCCACTTCTGCTCCGACATCCAGTTGAATGCTGTCATCCTCATCAGTAGGCCTATTTGATGCATCAAATGGTAATATTATTGCATCTGAATCTGAATTGAAGGGATTCTTGGCACCATCGATAGTCGGTTTGATTAGGCTCTGCACTCTCTCACAAATGGGATCCTTACTAACTGTTTTTGAAGGACCTCCACCtgaaaaaatacagaattaatttagttatgtgGTGTATATTTCATATCCACTGGTGGTATAGTGCGAAGTGTCTTCTTGACAGTGCAAAGGTTATAGTTCTGATTCCAACTCCACCCAAGATACCTctttaatatattacaattaattcaagtaactaaaaaaattgttattgcacatgtttacaattcgtaaaattgcattatggataaaaatgcatacaatatttattgctgtACCTAACTATAATGTACCAGGATatacagacaaaaaatatattacctgttCCAGTTAATACTTGAACTCGTTGATCAGCAGAAGTCTTTCGCGTGTGCTTTTTGAGATTCTCCCACACCGCTTTTAAATTTTCTGCAGTCCTGTGATGTTCTCCAGACATACAATTGAAAGTATCTGCAAGTATTTGCCACTGCTTCATTTTTTGTTGCTGTGAAACaccatctgtttttttattttcaatgatatTGAAATGTTCAGTTACTAAATCTAAAAGAATGTATTTCTCCTGCTgcgatgtatttttatttctctgcttcTTTGACAAATTACAGCCTTGGCTCGCCATAGTAGCCTACGAAATTTCTAGCCAAACTTTGATAACGAAaggtgtttacaaacagaaaatcgcGATAATTTCAGAAGATCGAGTTAAACTTATCTCGATTTTCTCAGAGAAAGATAATATGTGGTGAAACACATATAACTTTATCGAGATAGAAATGGAAGATTAACTTTTTATCTCGATAACATCATCGGGATTTTCAACTCgactggtgaaaccggcccttagtggTGTAGAAGCTGCTCGATAACCATTTCCGCACGAACCTGCGACAGTCTCTCTGCTGACTTGAGTGGACTCTGTACAAATCACTGCCGGATGCGCTCTACGTCTTGCTCAGGTACGCAGTGGCGGTTACAGGAATTAATTTCGGGAgggatttgaaaataaataatataatttttgtaggtATAAAAAATTACGGGAACAACAatatgtttgtacatttacattatcATTTTCAACATACATCACTGATACCAGGTGTTGTAACTGGTCACCTTGCATCacccattttattttaataacttcagGGGTAATGTCCCCCCCCCTTCCTATCTATCCCCCCCTTTCCTATCTATCCCCCCCCCTTCCtatctatcccccccccctcaaggaCCCACGGACTCTCCTTCAAAATGCTGGCTCACTGCCGCAGTGTGGACGGGGATCACGCAGTGTGGTCGTCATCAGCGACACCTGTCGGCCATCCGCGTGAAGCATGCGCCACGGGAACTTAACATTCAAAGACGTGTACAAACCAGCTTTATTTACATGCCTGCGAATAATGAACTGCGGTTTTAAACGTTGGTAAAATGCTGGCAGTGTTTTTATCACGAACTGAATACCAACCATTATACATGTTTTGCCATCAGTTGAAAATGCCTCTTATACTTCAAAAAATATGgaagcaatattttattttttttacacagtttGCATTATTCTGTTTATTCTACTTAATTCTCTACAAAATGTATGTTTCGTTGTTAGGCGCGAACCACCGTTCATGGTGTTAATCGGTGCTCCACGGTGCTTCGGCGTGTACCGCTCaagtgaataaaattttaatataaatctaaaatttaacataaatttcgtaaattatagtttaaatgaaaataaatattctaaatgCAGTCATCTACAATACTAAGAAGAGAACATgaccacaaaatagtgttacaTATGGTTATTGTTAAACTTTTAGATGTATATGTAATTAaaacgatttttaaaaaaattacctttctgAATTTTGGTGcatagataaaaaaattttaatgtttcctatatttttagtttttttttctgtgcaatgCATCACATTTTTGCAACATTTCCTTGTTTTTATTACAATGTATAAATTGCATAGTCTCTGCCTTAATGTTTAAAGGTTTTAAAATATCCAATGaattaaacatgtaatttttttaattttcaattctttttatgtatgtacattttATCTCAACATGAActatactttaaaattaaatttatttacaaattgaatcatGGAAATGTAAGGGCGTGGGTAATGGTTATGCCACGTGGTTAAACACAGATAAGTTCGAGGTGATGGCTTCAAGATAGGTAGTGTGTGATCTGGACCAGGTGCCCTCATGCCTTTGACAGAAgataatcaaaattaaaattaattcaagtgATTAGttgtaattaattatgaaattgATTGGCAGTGTCGTGATATACGATTTGAGGAGTTGGGATAAGAATAGAGCATGACGGAGTGAgtggagtaccccgagaaaaccaccCGACTTGCGAACACTACTCCACATTTCCAGCCGGATATCGATTCTTGATCGCCTTGTTAAGAGGTGATCACTGGACCACCGTGCTCTATTAACCGTAATATCACAATTTACCAACACATCATCAGCAAAGtctgtttgaataaaaaaaaaaacgtattttggcTAAAATTGtgtactttaaagaattgtaaaataccaaattctgatttttttttgttatgtcatCCCACCTTGGAATAATGTTGTCTTAGCCCAACCAACCAcaaacacagacaatgcttcaAATTTCTAACACACAACTAGTGTGgaagtttttttgttaaatctgCATGGACCTTCCATATATCAACTTGACAATTCTAAGTACAAAACATTGCACCGGAGATATTGTCTTCCATTTTATGTCTTCAGTGATGTAATTTAATTGGTGTTGCTGATTTCACATACATAACGTTTGcgacaaaaaattttctttacataTTATAATGGGCAAACGATGCCGACCAAATGCGAGCTGGTAGGCCAACAGTTGTTAGTGTGGCTGGTACTTAAATCGTCGACGTgtcaaaaattttcttcttgtcAGCTATCTCATATGATGTTGAACCTAAAATTTCCTGTTAATGTACATGTACGTTTTAATTAACCTTGTggttttcattaaaatgtttctaaATCGGTTTGTTGACAATTGTACCTATTTATTGATCGTAAATAAATTTGGTTTTGGGATTTTGACCTGGCGTCTCGAATGAAagatactttaaaaattaaatatcaatatttacataattttgaaagttttgaaatttatggAATTTTATTTGTAGAATTATGTTAGCTCGCAGTCAATCCCTAATGACAGAGCAAAATAAATGTATTGTTCGATGATATAGGCCAGACCTAAATATGTCGAAAGATTAACTACACAAAGACTTAAAATGAATTAACGATTCGTTAGTTCCAGCAAAATAATAGTTATGCTATGTATCTGTATGCATAGGCCtatataaaaaatgtatagttttattttaccTTGTTCGTATATCAGCTAAACATTATTGGAAACATTAATTCAttgctaaaatataatttatatctcTAGTGTGGCGAGTTTTAGActacatataaaattttaatttgtagaaCAGAACAGGAATAAAAAAGAGGTTCAGAAAtagttttacgaaaaaaaattgttttcactttGGACTATGAAAACTGTAAAATGTTCTTATGATGATGAAATGGTTGCTtttgtgaaaataataattagttgGTTGCTTCTATTACAGTATTTCTTTTCAAAACGTGAAGCTTGACACGCCGTTAACAGTGCTGTACAAAGCTACAACAATGAGTGTTCTTTGCATAATAAGACCGTTTCTCAATCTTAATCGTTGTATTTTGAAAGTCATTTACGAAACATTTAATGAAATTCGCTTATGGCTTCCTACGTCACTGTGTCTTTTAATTTCTTTATTGTCATTAATATTACCAAATTCTCCTACCAAGAATTTTTATAGTTA
The DNA window shown above is from Bacillus rossius redtenbacheri isolate Brsri chromosome 2, Brsri_v3, whole genome shotgun sequence and carries:
- the LOC134529367 gene encoding myb/SANT-like DNA-binding domain-containing protein 3, with the translated sequence MASQGCNLSKKQRNKNTSQQEKYILLDLVTEHFNIIENKKTDGVSQQQKMKQWQILADTFNCMSGEHHRTAENLKAVWENLKKHTRKTSADQRVQVLTGTGGGPSKTVSKDPICERVQSLIKPTIDGAKNPFNSDSDAIILPFDASNRPTDEDDSIQLDVGAEVDVSFVETAETVTLPNGDWTHYTPAMLSSPVCSALRHSNNNSAITNTVQTNTTDSCSASSGKAMPPSSRGNASVQSPFTSKRRPTPATKVKEVSAVNAAKIELIELAKKHAIEEKEVMKEIWELRLQQEREKVKQEKLQTELLSLQILKIKKELEHLQ